The Equus asinus isolate D_3611 breed Donkey chromosome 15, EquAss-T2T_v2, whole genome shotgun sequence genome includes a window with the following:
- the LOC106841779 gene encoding cystatin-9-like, which produces MGACAPAAGPRRQQSWALPCTMLLILLGSQLLVTRGWSSQEKSVSDDQRVMESYLPATVEYALHVFNLKSKDVNAYRLVGIRKSWREQDENTMTFSMELDLRRTRCGKFDEDIDNCPFEESSELNNTIHCFFTISTEPWITTFHLQNETCLEGFH; this is translated from the exons ATGGGGGCCTGTGCGCCTGCAGCCGGGCCTCGCCGACAGCAGAGCTGGGCTCTGCCCTGCACCATGCTCCTGATTCTCTTAGGTTCTCAGCTCCTGGTGACTCGTGGCTGGAGTTCCCAAGAGAAAAGTGTCAGTGATGACCAAAGAGTCATGGAAAGTTACCTCCCAGCTACCGTGGAGTATGCCTTACATGTGTTCAACCTGAAGAGCAAGGACGTGAATGCCTACAGGCTGGTGGGCATCCGGAAGTCCTGGAGGGAGCAG GACGAGAACACGATGACGTTCTCCATGGAGCTGGACCTTCGCAGAACCAGGTGTGGGAAATTTGATGAAGATATTGACAACTGCCCCTTTGAAGAAAGCTCAGAGCTGAATAAT ACCATCCACTGCTTCTTCACCATCAGCACTGAGCCCTGGATTACAACCTTCCATCTCCAGAATGAGACCTGCCTGGAGGGGTTCCACTAA
- the LOC106841792 gene encoding cystatin-13-like — protein sequence MARLCLSLLLLVAVVALVSRGVHTWGSPKVVREFQDIPESYVYVQQALWFAMKKYNQASRDKYSYKVVKVLKSQEQVTDSLDYFLEVKIARTMCKKIAGESENCLLQQDPKMQKMFLCTFIVASKPWKFELNMLKKHCKDV from the exons ATGGCCAGGCTCTGCCTGAGCTTGCTGCTCCTGGTGGCCGTTGTGGCCCTTGTGTCCAGAGGCGTCCACACCTGGGGCTCGCCAAAGGTGGTGCGAGAATTCCAAGACATCCCAGAATCCTACGTGTACGTGCAGCAGGCGCTGTGGTTCGCCATGAAAAAGTACAACCAGGCCAGCAGAGACAAGTACAGCTACAAGGTGGTGAAGGTTCTCAAATCCCAGGAGCAG GTCACAGATAGTTTGGACTACTTTCTTGAAGTCAAAATTGCCCGAACAATGTGCAAGAAAATTGCAGGAGAAAGTGAAAACTGCTTATTGCAACAGGATCCCAAAATGCAAAAG aTGTTTCTTTGCACCTTTATTGTTGCATCAAAACCCTGGAAATTTGAACTCAATATGCTGAAGAAACATTGCAAAGATGTCTAA